GTACATTCCTAAGTTTAGCAAGATGCTTGGTGTATAGAACATGAATATATAGCACATGAACACAAACAGCAATCCTTGGCACTTACTCCATGCAAAACCTTTTGAAGCTTTTTTCACTGACTGGACCCCGTTTCTTAGTAACAACATGACAGACCCTTCATAAACCTCCCATGTGACCTCTGACATGCAACATCATTTGCCGGGTACACATCCTCCCCTGTGAAAATTTCACATATTTAACATGACAAAGTGCATTCCTGCCCTCATACACCATTTGCCATTGTAGTAATATGACAACGGGACCTTCGTGAACCTCCCAGCTGCCATCACACATTTTCTGCATTTCCTGCAGCTTCATTGAAAGCAGCAGCCAAGTACTCAGCAAGACTTGGCTCAGACCCGGTTTTGATAGCAGCGCCAGATGGTCCTTCCCTTTTATCACTTACTGAGTTCGAAATCCGAGGTTTTGAACTTCCTGGTGTACATGAAGAGATCGTCGTTGTCCTCCATATTACAGGGCTTAAAAGCTTCCATGGATCTTCAACCATGGACCTCTTATAAAAATCTTCTGGGCCGGAAGCTCTGTCCTTGTTGGACCAGTGACCATGCGAAGTTAGTCCTTGTTCCCTGCAACGTCCTGAAGCATGGCTTTGGGTGTTATGCCAAATGCCCCTGCCTCTCCCTCGATTGGGAGTTGGACTATTCCTGTATCCTGGAGAAGGGTTCAGACTATGGCTCGGATGGGGAATTATGCCTTGTCCAGCAAAACATGATGGACCACCTGGTGGTTCGAATCTAGGATTAGGATAAGTACTACCATTTACTGAACGGAATGGTAAGTTATAATGAGTATGGCCTCTTGGTTCACTCCAACCTGGGTTTCGATAGGGTGTTGGTGATGCTTGAGTGGCAGAGGCAGCCATATACAGATTCGTTGATCCTGTAATTGCAAAGAATGAGATTGTAACTCGAGAAAAGAAACAGTTAAATCTAGATGGTGATCATTCTGCACAAAAGAATCATTAGGTAAGCTCATAATAATGATTTTAACAGTATAAATACAACAAATAATAAGAGCAATGCTGCAAATTTGAATTTAAGAATTATATAATTAGAAATGACCagacaaagaaaaaataataaatcaatcTCTGAGAGGCTTAAACTTCCTTCACGGCTGAGTCATTATTTAGGTGCAATCATTGAGTTAAATTTAGATTGGAGGCAAATGCTGTAAGTAATGGTATATCAGTATATCCTACAAACAAATGTGCCTAACACCCCAATAATAAAGTAAGTTGGATTATTTAATCTCACTTCATATTTAACCCTGCATTAACACGGGATGCTTATGCACCGGACTGccctttttatatttaatttatagatCCCAAAAAGACCAACTTTCCTTGTTAGGGTGTTAGGCACATTTTTTTGTAGGATATCACATCTTTCTTGATGTAAATAACATTCTAAAGTAAGAACTGTATGAATGTAAACTCTATTTTGATGAAAAGCTAATTCACTTAATTAAATGTTTAAAAAAGGTATCATAActttttattaaagaaaaaggTGTCGGAAGGGATGAAATACATGTCATATAATAAACCCATTTGATCCATGTCATAAAGGTTCGATAGAGTGGGCTGTCGAAGGcctaacacaaccctcctcTTTCCTCCAAATTTGGAACTGGCTATGCAACATAAGCAGAACTTATGGATGGAATAACACCATAAAATGTGCAATTGCCGACTAGTTGCACAATGTTACAATGAAGGTTGGTTAAACACTTGAAATTATCTCTGGTTAATAGACGGAATACCATTTTAAGTAAACAGTCGTAGTCAGGCATACCATTACCTGGATCTTGTACTGCAGGAGACCTGGCAAAATTGGCCAGAGGAAAATAATCTGGTGCAGACTGCATACGGGGGTTGTTCATTCTGTTAGAAGAGAATGCATTCATTGGATCTGTATAAAAGTCAAATCTTGGTGCAGCGGATGATCTATCCTGTGAGCGACTAGTCGAAGAAGTTTCAATCAAGGGGTTTGAGAGATGACCTGGGATCCCAGAACCTTCAACACCACCAGAAACTTCAGCTTGATCAGCCTGCATGCGCATTTCTTTCaaccttttctttctttgctctGAATCCTCCATGTATCCTAAGAATGAAAAGAACCACAAAGCCACAAGTCACAACATGGACAAGTATAATGATGTGTGGTCCTAAAATgcaaaaactaaaataaacaaacaaattctCATGGCTCATACACCTATTCTCGTTTATTTAACAAAGAAACTGACGAGATACTGTTAGGTTTTACAGGTAAGTAATAATCTTCTCACATTCTAGATGTTATTCAATACACCTTACCTATTTGAAAAGACCAATGCACCAATAAATAAAAACTGTGAGTAAATTTGAGTTGAcagtaaattaaaaataatcagATATAAGGTCATCAATGGAAACTAATTAATTCTAACAACACTAAGAACACAGTTCCAAAAATTTCTATTAaagttgaatttgaatttaaatgacCACAAAAATGCTCAAATTGAAAGCTACCCCATTTGAACAACAAAGTGAGAAAATATGTTTCAAATGTGCCAAAAAATGTATAAGATAAAAGCTGCAATCTACTTGTATTTATTTTCTTCATAACATGGATCAACTTAATATATACATGCACACATACATTTAGAAAGGGATCGTCAATTCTGAGGGTGAGGCAGATTGAAACTTGGAAGGCTAAAAGGCTTAGTATATGGCTATATGGTGTATAGGAATTGTATAGTGTAAAACAAATTGGGCAGTCTAGTACTGTGCATTTTTTTATCCAAACCAATTCCCTTGGGTACAAATGAATGTTTCACTCTAAGCTCAAACTTGGTACTCAGCCCTTCTATCAAGATTCCATAATTAATCCATGTAAATTACCATTGCTGTTTATAGGTCTGTTTAATTGAAAGTGAACGATATGGTATCCAAATCAAGGACACAAAGTGACTGGCCAAGAATTATATAAACAATACTGacacatttcatcaaacatctGGTGAGCAAAAACATTCTCAACAGTTAGCACAACACTGCTACCAGCTCAAACAACTAAACCAAATAAGCTAACAGAAGCAAAATAACTGTAAAAATTAGAGacaaaaaaattgtaattgCCATATGCAACCATTTAACCACAAATTCAGCACAATCATCATTTAGcaagaatttaattaatataatcaaaCGGAATTGGGACCTAGCAGCAGCAGCAATTAAATCATTCAAGAGATAAGGGCAAAACAAAATGgggcagaaaaaaaaaaagataaccTAGAAGAAGGTGGAAATTAGGGCAGAACCGGATAGCACAGGGCAGAAGAGCAGCAGGCAGAGTCGAAGAAGGCAAAAGGTGAGTCGTGGTCCTCGTGGTGTAAGTTAGGGGTGTTCATGGACCGAGTGAAGATGGAAGCCGCGATGGAGTTCGCGGCGGCGAAGACAGCAGACGCTGGTGGTGCTGGGTGAGCAGCGAGAAGCAGATAGAAGATGATGGTAGAGGCTGGGTGGGTAAGGCGGTGAGCACTGAGAAACCAAACAAGAAGGGTGAAAAGGTTGGGGATTgggaggaagagagagagagagagagagagagagagagagagagggtggAAAGGCGTACCCTAGATTAAAACATGGCTAATCGGAACCGACTACTACATCAGTCCAGTTCAAATTAAAATCTGCTTTGCAGTAAACCGATTAAAAATTAATCGACAAGATTGCGATACCTAGACCggtcaataaattattaaagttattggtttaataatttattggtTCGACCGAAATTTAACTGAAAGTTAActgatttaattaaatattaaataaaattattaaaaaacttaaaaataattttaaatatataaatttaataatttttaatttaataaaatttaaaattcacataataaattatctaTAACTTAATATTAGAAGTTTACAAATAActttaaatatcaaaatttataactaaaaaaaaaacgcACATAATAACAAACACATAATGTTCTACGTTCAAAAGAAACAATTACTAGCAAGTTTTCAACTAATCAAAGGTGCAACTCATCACAAATTATAATCATCATTAAGTTTTCCAATATCTCCATCATAAATAGGTAATCCAAAGCCACCATCTTCAAAAATACCACCAAAAGAAACTGTATTTAAAGAATTAGCAACATCAAGCATATCCACATCAACTTCCACATCTCCTccatctaataaaataaaataaaaaacaaaaaaaaattaaagttataacTTTATGACATATATCTTTAGTAAATGAAATAAGTTTTGCTATTTCAATCACTTTTAGGATATGAAGGCATAGCATTATCCgtgtaaattaaattttcaatgCCTTCAATGCCTCCATTAGTAAATACAGGATCATCTTCATCCGCCATTACCCAAAATTCTACTGTGTCAATGCTTTGAATGTCAATTGGATCATAATTCTTCTTCTTGCGATGCAATCTAGATTGAAGGCGTAGATTATAAATCACATAAACAATGTCACTTAGCCTTTGATGCTCTAATCGATTCCTCCTCTTTGAATAGATTTGTTCAAAGAGGCTCCAATTCCTCTCACATCCAGATGATGAAGATATTTCATGAAGAAGATGAATTGCCATTTTTTACAAATTAAGAGCACTCCCACCGTGTAGCCTTCACCATTCACCTACCAAGATATGAAAGTCAAACATCAATTcgcattcaatatttaaaaaacctttaaaataaattgaatatagaAATATAATAACTTCCCTGATTCCAGTTTCTTTATCGCTTTCAAAGCACTTTCCCTTCCAAAACTTTCTTTTCGATCTCGATACAATTGTATCTCTTGCATTGCGGCAATTGAGTCATCACAAAGGGTGTCAATATCAAATAAATCAAGTAAAGACCTCAAGATATTTTCCTTCTCAACAAACCCCTTACTATAGAAGAAACCTGGATTCAAAAAGTAAGCTGCTGCATGGAGGTCAAGCTTCAAATGCTTATCCCACCGAATTTTCAAGATACTTGTATAAGGTGTGTATGtaaattttctatttctaaACATTGTCTTGATAGAAATTTTGGCTCTTTGCATACCCTCATACACATATCCCAAAGAAGGTTTCTCATCAACATCAACAAGCCTCAATAACTTAATAAAAGGACCAACAATTTTCACAGTAGTAACACAATCCTTCCAAAACTTACTGTCCAAGATAATTGAGCTAACCATCTTCCCATTGACACTCTTGGATAATTCATGAGAAGTGAAATATTTGTCCACCATCAATGTTTGCAAGTCTTCTTTACGATCATATATACTTTTCAAAGTAATGAAAACAGTAGCAAAACGTGTAACCCCTGGTTGAACAATTTCTTTCCAATTTGGTCTTTTTCTAAGCCATGACAAGAAAATCATATGATTGTAAACAAACATAGTCACTTTTGAAGCACGAGAGGCAAGGTCAGCTATGTGAGGAATACTTGCTATGTCTTTCAAAATAAGATTTATGCAGTGAGCAGCACAAGGAGACAAAAAAATCTTTGGATACTTTTCATGAATGAGTTTTCCAGCAGATACATAATTCGCAGCATTATTAGTAACCACATGCACAATGTTACTAGACCCAACCCGCTCAATAACCTCagcaaataatttaaacaaGGTATCGGCAATTTTTATCATATCAGATACTGTTAGGTTTTTTTTACCGATTTTTTGCCGGGCGGTTTCTAGGCTTACCCGAACAGGCTAGGTGACCGATTTTCGGTTAACCCGGTTGAACCAACCGGTCCGGttcaattttcaaaaccatgcttgttccgagggttacctgaaactgtaggtcgatctcggacgagatcttctgtgctggtcggaacGGTTGTATCCGATTTGTTGGACTTGTGGTGGTGCTGATTCCTTCGTcgccggagggtgggggtacctgtaagggactccgatgcttaagttagcaaggttATTAAGCAGGTaatgagtagaatcagagtatgagttatacttgggtgctccattgtatttataatggtgtagagagACCTtccttagataagataagttagttatcttatcttatctttatcttcgaGTGAGgccatcttatctttaagggaaccgtctttatctctataggcttgggctgcccttggattcgggtcgtgttcctctgtttgggccctttattggaCTTTCCTGGTAGTTTGgctgagctctttgagaagaaaTCGGATTAtcttgacctgaagaggtcggtcgctttgtcggTAGAACATCCCgagtcggacagctcgacccagggtatgaacagtgcccctgctcgagctcggtcttcctttttgaggtcgagtctttagttttaggacttcgatTCTTCTTGGGTGAAACCAAACTCGAGCATTCCGTCGATTTTATCTTTGTAGAGTTCCTTTTTGAATGTGGAACGTTTCTGTTCCGTTTCCTCTGAAAGCGCGCACTTTTGCATTAGTGTCCTGGCCTTGGGAATGCGCGAGGGTTTTTAATGCCCTCATTAATTGGTTTTTGATGCTCCGTTTCTTTTggcttttatttttgaattttcacttctCAAGGAacgtttttctttttctcttgcTTTTTGCTGTAACTTCCCATTTTTCTTCTCTCCTTATGTTTTCATATGAAAACTTACGTTTCTTGGCGTTTCTTCTTGCAACGTTTGATTGGCGATCGTAAGTGCTTTTGACGGCAATTTCTGGTCTCTTTGTCTTCAACATTCTTCCgcattcttctcctttttcaagttggttttgctttttctttcatCGTCTATTTTTGTTGCTCTGTATTTGATTTTGAAGTTTTGATTTTGACTGAGTGCATGTTGGAAAGCTTGAGTCTTTGTATATTATCACGCTCGGTTTATCACTATGATGCACGCTTTCTGGTTTTTCTTTTGACCTTATGTATGCTTCTTGGGTGTATTTTCCTGGTTTGGCTCTTTAGGGCTTCATATGCTTACTGCTGATTTCTGAACTGTTGTTTTTTGAGGAAGATTGCTCCTTTTGATGGCTTTTGTTCTGTTGACTACTTTTCTTTGATGGAGATTGCTCCGTAAAAGAACTTTTTCTTTTGGCTGCTCGTTTGATCTTCTTCgcgtttgtttttctttttgggaTGTTGCTTTCCAGGAAAGGGTTTCTCTTTGTTCTTGCTGTGAGTTTTTGTTGGGTCGTTAGCCTTGTAGATTTTCCTGAATCTTTGTTCCCtgattgcctccaaaggatgcccctgggcCTTCTTGGTGTGGGTCATGGGGTTTCTTTTTGCTGTTTGTGCCGTGTTTGGACTGTGCTGGCTGAGTTGTTTTGATTTCgtccgagatgtttttagtaatccactctccttttcttgtttgtaGGGCTAGTTGGctatgtcttctcgcaaaaatattgtagaGACGTCTTGTAAAGTTCCTGAGGGTATGTCCGATTGGTTAGACTCCCTTGTTTTGATGTGTGTTTCTGTGGTCAATGCTAAATTCTGTATGGAGCTTAAGAAACATCACCGTCTCTGTAAGAGTAGGGATCAAGAGAAGAATTATGAGTTGGTTGCACCTGACTCCGAGGAGAGGGTTTACTTCCCTGTCATGACCCAGGGGGAGCgccttttcttttatgcttatgactaTTTCTTCAGCCAGTTGGATATCACCTTTCCCTTTACCTCGTTTGAGACCGAtttgttgtggtcgtgtaatatagCTCCGTCCTAGCTTCATCCAAACTCCTGGGGCTTTATTAAGATTTTCAACTTCTTTGTCAAGAACTGAATGTTATCCCTTCTCaaactcttttcctttatttgtttattttaactaagcccgaaatttcttcaaaaaagaaagcctCGTGGGTTTCTTTTAGATCTGCACAAGGACATAAGGTTTTTACCATGTATGACGAGTCTTTTAGGGACTTCAAGAATGATTTTTTCAAGGTTTGAGCTGTTGAGGGAGCTCGTCCCTTTTTTCTGGAAGCGAATGGGGAGCCATCCTTCCCTTTACATTGGCAGCAGAATGTAGTAGTATCCCGTTATAcgtgggagatgcttgatgaggTCGAACAGGATTTTGTGACGGTTTTGGATGATCTTTGGGGGAAACCACCTCATTTAGATACCAAAAAATGTTTGGGAGACCCCTCCCTTGTCCGAGATATATTGGGTATTACTTGATGTAtactatttcttgttttttgcttttctcCTTTCTTCCCAGTATGTAAAActgttgtttttcatttttcagaGATGGCCAAGAATAATGATGCAATGAAGGCTTTCAAAAAGGCGAGGAAAGCCACTGCAGCTCAAAACACCTCAGCCCGGGTAGATGGGGaagggtcctctcaggttccaTTGAAGCCGTCTGTGCCGAGTTCCCCTGGCCCGAGGAGAATGATCCCTACTCCTCGGGTTCGTTTAGTGGATCCCCCACAATCATCTACTACTGCTGTGGTTTCTTCTTCGGCCGTCTCTCCTCCTAAAAGACCTCGAACCGTTGAACCTTTCAATCTGGATGCCCCGGATTTTGACCCCATTGGCTTTGTCGACCAGCAGATCGCCCCTTATGGTGCCCTCtctatggatgatgtttctctCCTTCATCACTTAGATTTTATAACTCAAAGCAGTGTttaagatggctcatatgggagCTGCTCTGTATCGAACTGCTCAAAATCTTCCTCTACATGCTACTAAAGCCTTTATGGAGGAAGCTAAGCGAGAGTTCGATCGGATGAAGGGTCTGAAGGAGAAGCTCAAAGTGGAGGTGACTAAATTGAAGAAGGAGCTGGTAGGGGAGAAGGACAGCTCTCTTGCCTTGGCGGCCTCTGTGCGGTTGGCTGAGGATATGGTATTGAAGCACAAAGATAGCTATGTCACGACTTACCGAGAAGTGATGCGTCTCAGAGGGGAGTTAGAGTCGGTCCGGGTTGATTATTCTGAGctccagggtcaccttgtgg
The Arachis stenosperma cultivar V10309 chromosome 7, arast.V10309.gnm1.PFL2, whole genome shotgun sequence genome window above contains:
- the LOC130941956 gene encoding protein SICKLE isoform X2, coding for MEDSEQRKKRLKEMRMQADQAEVSGGVEGSGIPGHLSNPLIETSSTSRSQDRSSAAPRFDFYTDPMNAFSSNRMNNPRMQSAPDYFPLANFARSPAVQDPGSTNLYMAASATQASPTPYRNPGGPSCFAGQGIIPHPSHSLNPSPGYRNSPTPNRGRGRGIWHNTQSHASGRCREQGLTSHGHWSNKDRASGPEDFYKRSMVEDPWKLLSPVIWRTTTISSCTPGSSKPRISNSVSDKREGPSGAAIKTGSEPSLAEYLAAAFNEAAGNAENV
- the LOC130941956 gene encoding protein SICKLE isoform X1 gives rise to the protein MEDSEQRKKRLKEMRMQADQAEVSGGVEGSGIPGHLSNPLIETSSTSRSQDRSSAAPRFDFYTDPMNAFSSNRMNNPRMQSAPDYFPLANFARSPAVQDPGSTNLYMAASATQASPTPYRNPGWSEPRGHTHYNLPFRSVNGSTYPNPRFEPPGGPSCFAGQGIIPHPSHSLNPSPGYRNSPTPNRGRGRGIWHNTQSHASGRCREQGLTSHGHWSNKDRASGPEDFYKRSMVEDPWKLLSPVIWRTTTISSCTPGSSKPRISNSVSDKREGPSGAAIKTGSEPSLAEYLAAAFNEAAGNAENV
- the LOC130939937 gene encoding uncharacterized protein LOC130939937, which produces MIKIADTLFKLFAEVIERVGSSNIVHVVTNNAANYVSAGKLIHEKYPKIFLSPCAAHCINLILKDIASIPHIADLASRASKVTMFVYNHMIFLSWLRKRPNWKEIVQPGVTRFATVFITLKSIYDRKEDLQTLMVDKYFTSHELSKSVNGKMVSSIILDSKFWKDCVTTVKIVGPFIKLLRLVDVDEKPSLGYVYEGMQRAKISIKTMFRNRKFTYTPYTSILKIRWDKHLKLDLHAAAYFLNPGFFYSKGFVEKENILRSLLDLFDIDTLCDDSIAAMQEIQLYRDRKESFGRESALKAIKKLESGKLLYFYIQFILKVF